A window of the Henckelia pumila isolate YLH828 chromosome 3, ASM3356847v2, whole genome shotgun sequence genome harbors these coding sequences:
- the LOC140888220 gene encoding uncharacterized protein, producing MADANGVNEEINQLITAAVERAMAARAETNPPPPSPGQNAVRGNQETEGGDGALEEETIRIPSHARDPDEHLSRFENAALLHKYSDPIKCRVFLNTLIGPAQQWFNLLRQGDIKEFKDFSKAFLHHFASSKKYPTTTLSPFAIKQQGQEDLRVYVRRFSALALEVPTATTNLLISAFTQGLATGDFLKSLIKKPSSTYDEVLARAEKYVNLEEVQVSRMNNGMDRPPSPKNARAPNTPRRMGPSPRPELLGQFTSFTPLRMGKTQAMRICEEKRLLQRPPWSEQGPRRPKSDKYCDFHNEYGHNTNDCRQLEQEIERIIQQEPGMRDRLAQKKGGYPSNKRSHEGPDHYAPRPQPGPPQGNFQRPNQNQPGNNQGPPPPTKGIINMISGGPTDGDSNRARKTSSRKLSNMEIADQVVRTGPTLSFDPGDLKGLSDTTHNDALVIRALVANYDVARIFVDSRSSVNVLFQETINQMDLGEYKVEPVVTSLFGFMGHAIRPTGLINLPLTLGKDRTSKTRIVSFIIVDAPSA from the exons ATGGCTGATGCAAATGGAGTCAACGAAGAAATAAATCAACTTATCACTGCTGCTGTCGAAAGAGCTATGGCTGCAAGGGCGGAAACCAATCCCCCTCCCCCATCACCAGGTCAGAACGCAGTTAGAGGAAATCAGGAAACTGAAGGAGGAGATGGAGCTCTTGAAGAAGAAACAATCCGGATACCTAGCCACGCCA GGGACCCGGACGAGCATCTGTCCCGTTTTGAGAATGCGGCGTTGTTGCACAAATATTCCGACCCGATCAAGTGTCGGGTCTTTCTCAATACTTTGATAGGACCGGCTCAACAATGGTTCAACTTATTACGCCAAGGAGATATCAAGGAGTTCAAGGATTTCAGCAAGGCCTTCCTACACCACTTTGCTAGTAGCAAAAAATACCCTACGACTACTCTTAGTCCTTTTGCTATCAAACAGCAAGGTCAAGAAGATTTGCGAGTATATGTTCGTCGATTTAGTGCCTTGGCCCTGGAAGTACCTACTGCCACCACTAACCTGCTTATCAGTGCCTTTACCCAAGGACTTGCTACAGGGGATTTTCTTAAATCCCTGATCAAAAAACCGTCGTCTACCTACGATGAAGTGCTTGCTCGGGCCGAAAAATATGTGAATCTAGAGGAGGTACAAGTTTCCCGTATGAATAATGGGATGGACAGGCCACCAAGTCCGAAGAACGCCCGGGCCCCTAACACACCTCGGAGGATGGGACCATCTCCCCGACCCGAGCTGCTTGGGCAATTCACTTCTTTCACTCCTCTAAGGATGGGTAAAACTCAGGCTATGCgaatatgtgaagaaaaaaGACTTCTACAGAGACCTCCATGGAGCGAGCAGGGACCCCGTAGACCAAAGTCTGACAAGTATTGTGACTTTCACAATGAGTATGGGCATAATACTAATGATTGTCGTCAACTGGAGCAGGAAATTGAAAGAATAATACAACAGGAGCCAGGGATGAGGGATAGGTTGGCACAAAAAAAAGGAGGATATCCCTCGAATAAAAGGAGTCACGAAGGTCCTGATCATTACGCACCAAGACCCCAACCTGGTCCACCCCAGGGAAATTTCCAACGCCCGAACCAGAATCAGCCCGGGAATAACCAGGGACCACCCCCTCCCACAAAAGGTATTATCAACATGATATCTGGGGGACCGACTGATGGAGATTCCAATAGGGCAAGGAAGACAAGCAGTCGGAAACTGAGCAACATGGAGATAGCTGACCAGGTGGTTAGAACAGGCCCGACCCTTTCCTTTGACCCGGGTGATTTGAAAGGTTTGTCGGATACTACTCATAATGATGCATTGGTTATTCGAGCTCTGGTCGCTAATTATGATGTGGCCCGAATTTTTGTGGATTCGAGAAGCTCGGTCAATGTACTGTTCCAAGAAACCATAAACCAGATGGATTTGGGGGAATATAAGGTAGAGCCGGTGGTGACGTCGTTGTTCGGGTTCATGGGTCATGCCATCCGACCTACTGGATTGATCAATTTGCCGCTCACTTTGGGCAAGGATCGTACAAGTAAAACTCGGATTGTCAGCTTTATTATTGTGGATGCACCATCAGCATAA
- the LOC140888221 gene encoding uncharacterized protein, whose product MEEARYWMWAKTTPDPNPQILSSAAAMTSYNDSWEEQAFAFDAAGTLGGCVWPPRSYSCSFCRREFRSAQALGGHMNVHRRERARLKQSTTISSTTDHVSANYTSQICSLLYKNPNPEISDTLFSNPRNVGIRVPSPPAATKDTPALCFFSPVSQQDLKNTAVSSTHPSWSSFVTYKRDRVPDNSIKNQDKKSAYKTEPNSTEDCSKVDLFSVSLDLEVSRTDTNGSNDHDQQVLGGCKRRRIESEPSSFFQQSSKKGRFQTDVFELHSDSVEELDLELRLGDAPKVK is encoded by the coding sequence aTGGAAGAAGCAAGATATTGGATGTGGGCTAAAACAACACCAGATCCAAACCCTCAAATCCTGTCGTCCGCGGCCGCCATGACTTCTTACAACGATTCGTGGGAAGAACAGGCTTTCGCGTTTGATGCCGCCGGAACCCTTGGAGGGTGTGTTTGGCCACCGAGATCTTATTCTTGCAGCTTTTGCAGAAGAGAATTTAGGTCAGCTCAAGCTCTAGGAGGCCACATGAACGTCCACAGAAGAGAAAGGGCTAGATTGAAACAATCTACCACTATTTCTTCAACCACCGATCACGTTTCTGCTAATTACACATCTCAAATCTGTTCTCTCCTGTACAAAAACCCTAACCCTGAAATTTCTGATACTTTGTTTTCCAACCCAAGAAACGTCGGTATTAGGGTTCCATCACCTCCAGCTGCTACAAAAGATACACCGGCCCTTTGTTTCTTTTCCCCAGTATCCCAGCAAGATTTGAAGAATACCGCGGTTTCATCTACTCATCCCTCTTGGTCAAGCTTTGTCACATACAAAAGGGATCGTGTTCCGGATAATTCGATCAAGAACCAAGACAAGAAATCCGCGTACAAAACCGAACCTAATTCAACAGAAGATTGTTCTAAGGTGGATTTATTTTCAGTGAGTTTGGATTTGGAAGTCAGTCGAACAGATACGAATGGATCAAATGATCATGATCAACAAGTACTTGGTGGTTGTAAGAGGAGGCGAATCGAATCCGAGCCCTCGAGTTTCTTCCAACAGTCGAGTAAAAAGGGTAGATTTCAAACAGACGTGTTTGAACTGCATTCGGATTCTGTGGAGGAACTGGATCTCGAGTTAAGGCTCGGTGATGCTCCAAAGGTGAAGTGA